A window from Musa acuminata AAA Group cultivar baxijiao chromosome BXJ3-10, Cavendish_Baxijiao_AAA, whole genome shotgun sequence encodes these proteins:
- the LOC103968380 gene encoding cationic peroxidase SPC4-like, which yields MRVRRSRKRLVPRTSSSPCSPPMAATAPTSRLLLLVSCIVFLSSTSEAFDYPPLVKGLSFDFYKTTCPSLESVVRNYLKQEFKKNIGLAAALLRVHFHDCFVQGCDGSILLDGSAGGPGEKDAPPNLTLRPAAFKAINDLQVLVTQACGQTVSCADIAALAARDSVHLSGGPGYKVPFGRRDGLTFATRDEVLNSLPPPTSNVTQLLAALGKLNLDANDLVTLSGGHTIGIGHCTSFENRLFPSQDPTLNKTFAKDLYLTCPVKNTTNTTVLDIRSPDTFDNKYYVDLMNRQGLFTSDQDLHTNTTTKSIVINFAVNQTLFFEKFVYSMTKMGQLSVLTGNKGEIRTNCSAINKSSKSLWSVVDDEGKSDAF from the exons ATGAGGGTGCGTCGGAGTAGGAAGAGGCTTGTGCCGAGAACGAGCTCTTCTCCTTGCTCACCACCCATGGCTGCTACTGCTCCGACGTCTCGGCTGCTGCTCCTGGTCTCTTGCATTGTCTTCCTCTCCTCCACTTCGGAAGCCTTTGATTACCCTCCTCTGGTGAAGGGCCTCTCCTTCGACTTCTACAAGACCACCTGCCCCAGCTTGGAGTCCGTAGTCAGGAACTACCTAAAGCAAGAATTCAAGAAGAACATCGGCCTCGCTGCTGCCCTCCTCCGAGTTCATTTCCATGACTGCTTCGTTCAG GGCTGCGACGGATCGATATTGTTGGACGGGTCGGCAGGTGGGCCGGGCGAGAAGGACGCGCCGCCCAACTTGACGCTCCGGCCGGCAGCCTTCAAAGCTATCAACGACCTCCAGGTTCTCGTTACCCAAGCTTGTGGGCAGACCGTCTCCTGCGCTGACATCGCCGCTCTCGCCGCCCGCGACTCTGTTCACCTG TCGGGTGGCCCTGGCTACAAGGTTCCATTCGGCCGGCGGGATGGCTTGACTTTTGCAACACGGGATGAGGTGCTCAATTCCCTCCCCCCCCCCACATCCAACGTGACCCAGCTCCTCGCCGCCCTCGGCAAGCTCAACCTCGACGCCAACGACCTCGTCACCCTCTCCGGCGGCCACACCATCGGCATTGGCCACTGCACCTCCTTCGAGAACCGACTCTTCCCATCCCAGGACCCCACCTTGAACAAGACCTTCGCCAAGGACCTCTACCTGACCTGCCCGGTCAAGAACACCACTAACACCACCGTGCTCGACATCCGGTCACCCGACACCTTCGACAACAAGTACTACGTGGATCTCATGAACAGACAGGGGCTGTTCACCTCCGACCAGGATCTGCACACCAACACGACGACGAAGTCCATCGTCATCAACTTTGCTGTTAACCAGACCTTGTTCTTCGAGAAGTTCGTCTACTCCATGACCAAGATGGGTCAGCTCAGCGTGTTGACGGGCAACAAAGGCGAGATCCGGACTAATTGCTCTGCGATCAACAAAAGTAGCAAGTCCTTGTGGTCTGTGGTTGATGACGAGGGTAAGAGCGATGCCTTCTAA
- the LOC135651029 gene encoding succinate dehydrogenase subunit 5, mitochondrial-like isoform X1 has translation MATMLRSLAARRHLWSSSGLVRSYSSHQPTALVSKSFTRSLPRRIHPISDIPDCSSPFVNRLRRSFSCNVNQLPGIADPDIEAAFKDLMAMNWDEIPDSVTHNTKKTLSKATGDETGQEALANAFRAAEASVEFSGILVSLRMALDDLGGISGENVGQLPEYLEDGIKTAYKRYITYLDSFSPDETYLRKKVETELGTKMIHLKMRCSGIGSEWGKVTLLGTSGLSGSYVELRA, from the exons ATGGCGACGATGCTGCGATCCCTAGCTGCTCGGAGGCACCTGTGGTCGTCATCGGGTTTGGTGAGGAGCTATTCCTCTCATCAACCCACCGCTCTTGTCAGCAAGAGCTTCACCCGGTCACTGCCCCGACGCATTCACCCCATCTCAG ATATCCCAGATTGTAGTTCTCCGTTTGTGAATCGTTTGAGACGTTCATTTAGTTGCAATGTAAACCAATTGCCTGGCATAGCTGACCCTGACATAGAAGCTGCCTTTAAGGATTTAATGGCTATGAATTGGGATGAAATTCCAGACTCAGTCACACATAACACAAAAAAGACTCTTTCTAAAGCCACTGGAGATGAGACTGGTCAAGAGGCTTTGGCAAATGCCTTTCGTGCAGCAGAGGCATCAGTTGAATTTTCTGGGATTTTGGTATCTCTTAGAATGGCGCTTGATGATTTGGGTGGCATAAGTGGTGAG AATGTTGGGCAACTTCCAGAGTATCTTGAGGATGGCATAAAAACTGCATATAAACGGTACATTACGTATCTGGACTCCTTCAGTCCAGATGAAACCTATCTGCGGAAAAAAGTTGAAACAGAGTTGGGAACAAAGATGATACATTTGAAGATGAGATGTAGTGGAATTGGTTCCGAATGGGGAAAG GTAACACTTCTCGGCACTTCTGGGTTATCCGGGTCCTATGTGGAGCTCAGAGCTTGA
- the LOC135650361 gene encoding transcription factor VIP1-like isoform X2, which produces MYDFASRPSSRNLHHPISEHPAMDPAGPLQPTNPRFGQIPLPTPRGLGVGGCGGGAAHRRAHSETFIRVPDDLLCYSDLDFGIPDMDFSSFSDEYLSGDGGAPIAATGRPVPGAHLRSLSVDAALFEGLSFQGAAAGSGDDGVLGSESKGHHRRSGSMDGAASPLEQESLPPLSDFAKKEMASDKLAELALIDPKRAKRILANRQSAARSKERKIRYTSELERKVQTLQTEATSLSTQLTLLQFAAEINKQLYSDPLRPIGVIYQLAFIRRWKRKEHRRIRCGSLYMLMNMS; this is translated from the exons ATGTACGATTTCGCAAGCCGACCCTCGTCGCGTAACCTCCACCATCCTATCTCCGAGCACCCTGCGATGGACCCTGCCGGGCCGCTGCAGCCGACGAACCCCCGGTTCGGGCAGATCCCTCTCCCCACCCCCAGAGGCCTCGGCGTCGGCGGCTGCGGTGGCGGAGCCGCCCACCGCCGGGCCCACTCCGAGACCTTCATCCGCGTTCCCGACGACCTCCTCTGCTACTCCGACCTCGACTTCGGGATCCCGGACATGGACTTCTCTTCTTTCTCCGACGAATACCTCTCCGGCGACGGCGGGGCCCCGATCGCGGCGACGGGGAGGCCAGTCCCCGGGGCCCACCTCAGGAGCCTGTCGGTCGACGCCGCGTTGTTCGAGGGGCTGTCGTTCCAGGGCGCGGCAGCTGGAAGCGGCGACGACGGCGTCTTGGGGTCGGAGAGTAAGGGGCACCACCGGCGGAGCGGGTCGATGGACGGGGCGGCCTCGCCGCTCGAGCAGGAGTCGTTGCCGCCGCTGTCGGATTTCGCGAAGAAGGAGATGGCATCTGATAAGCTCGCCGAGCTGGCACTGATCGATCCCAAGCGTGCGAAAAG GATTCTTGCAAACAGGCAATCTGCTGCTCGTTCGAAGGAGAGGAAGATTCGGTATACAAGTGAACTTGAAAGAAAGGTTCAAACACTCCAAACAGAGGCAACCTCTCTCTCAACACAGCTTACACTTCTGCAG TTTGCTGCTGAAATCAACAAGCAACTTTATTCAGATCCTCTTAGACCTATCGGTGTAATCTATCAATTGGCTTTCATTAGAAG ATGGAAGAGGAAGGAACACAGGAGGATCAGATGTGGATCTTTATATATGTTGATGAACATGAGCTGA
- the LOC103968381 gene encoding histone-lysine N-methyltransferase ASHH1 isoform X1, with product MDQQGEFPPAYKLIERNEFLYRKHKKQKEEDIAICECQYDAGNPESACGDRCLNVLTSTECTPGYCPSGSHCKNQRFQTCQYAKSRLFKTEGRGWGLLADENIKAGQFVIEYCGEVISWKEAKQRSQAYESAGLKDAYIIYLNAYESIDATHKGSLARFINHSCQPNCETRKWNVLGEVRVGIFAKQEIPAGTELAYDYNFEWYGGAKVRCLCGAACCSGFLGAKSRGFQEATYLWEDNDDRYSVENVPLYDSEDDEPTSKSLKAIVPYKENEDFLGNADGFGSVVLSESIPMVVEPLNFVPMEVNGVKYETTEDECMYAENAQENFARKSAMISRIRSNSACRNYHIDSNSLSKTSSRYPGGKAKFGVRKQVNVKLICERLAVAEAREEIIAYEESKKQATAQLDSLYDEIRPAIEEHERDNQDSVSTSVAEKWIEASCCKLKADFDFYSSIIKNIATVPRVSNDASPQVDGAVNEVLLLENGH from the exons ATG GATCAACAAGGTGAATTCCCACCTGCTTATAAACTTATTGAGAGGAATGAATTTTTGTATCGAAA ACATAAGAAGCAAAAGGAGGAAGACATAGCTATTTGTGAATGCCAATATGATGCCGGTAATCCAGAATCCGCATGTGGAGATCGATGCTTGAATGTATTGACTAGCACAGAATGTACACCTGGTTATTGTCCTAGTGGCAGCCACTGTAAAAATCAG AGATTTCAAACATGTCAATACGCCAAGTCAAGATTATTTAAAACTGAAGGTCGTGGATGGGGTCTTCTGGCTGATGAGAATATTAAG GCTGGACAGTTCGTTATCGAGTATTGTGGGGAAGTGATATCATGGAAGGAAGCCAAGCAACGGTCTCAAGCCTATGAATCTGCAG GATTGAAAGATGCATATATTATTTATCTCAATGCATATGAATCGATTGATGCCACTCATAAAGGAAGCTTGGCTAGATTCATCAACCATTCTTG TCAGCCAAACTGTGAAACAAGGAAGTGGAATGTGTTGGGAGAAGTAAGAGTTGGGATTTTTGCAAAGCAAGAAATTCCTGCCGGAACTGAACTGGCTTATGACTACAACTTTGAATGGTATGGTGGTGCTAAGGTGCGCTGTCTTTGTGGTGCAGCCTGTTGCTCTGGATTTCTTGGAGCTAAATCTCGTGGCTTCCAG GAGGCCACCTATCTTTGGGAAGATAATGATGACCG ATACTCGGTTGAGAATGTACCCCTCTATGATTCTGAGGATGATGAACCAACATCAAAGTCTCTTAAAGCCATTGTCCCATataaagaaaatgaagattttCTGGGAAATGCAGATGGCTTTGGTTCTGTAGTGCTTTCTGAATCAATTCCGATGGTGGTGGAACCGCTGAATTTTGTTCCTATGGAAGTCAATGGAGTGAAGTATGAAACAACAGAAGATGAGTGTATGTATGCAGAGAATGCTCAAGAAAATTTTGCTCGTAAAAGTGCAATGATTTCTCGTATTCGGAGTAACAGTGCTTGCCGAAATTATCACATAGACTCTAATTCCTTATCAAAAACCTCTTCACGCTATCCTGGTGGGAAAGCAAAATTTGGAGTACGAAAGCAAGTCAATGTGAAACTTATCTGTGAACGTTTAGCTGTGGCTGAAGCACGTGAAGAAATTATTGCCTATGAG GAATCAAAGAAGCAGGCTACCGCTCAACTTGATTCCCTTTACGATGAGATAAGGCCTGCTATCGAGGAACATGAGAGGGACAACCAAGATAGTGTTTCAACCAGTGTTGCTGAAAAATGGATTGAAGCCAGCTGCTGCAAACTGAAAGCGGACTTCGATTTCTactcttcaatcatcaaaaacatAGCCACTGTTCCCCGGGTGTCGAATGATGCATCTCCTCAGGTAGATGGTGCAGTAAATGAGGTTTTGTTATTGGAAAATGGTCATTGA
- the LOC135651029 gene encoding succinate dehydrogenase subunit 5, mitochondrial-like isoform X2, translated as MATMLRSLAARRHLWSSSGLVRSYSSHQPTALVSKSFTRSLPRRIHPISDCSSPFVNRLRRSFSCNVNQLPGIADPDIEAAFKDLMAMNWDEIPDSVTHNTKKTLSKATGDETGQEALANAFRAAEASVEFSGILVSLRMALDDLGGISGENVGQLPEYLEDGIKTAYKRYITYLDSFSPDETYLRKKVETELGTKMIHLKMRCSGIGSEWGKVTLLGTSGLSGSYVELRA; from the exons ATGGCGACGATGCTGCGATCCCTAGCTGCTCGGAGGCACCTGTGGTCGTCATCGGGTTTGGTGAGGAGCTATTCCTCTCATCAACCCACCGCTCTTGTCAGCAAGAGCTTCACCCGGTCACTGCCCCGACGCATTCACCCCATCTCAG ATTGTAGTTCTCCGTTTGTGAATCGTTTGAGACGTTCATTTAGTTGCAATGTAAACCAATTGCCTGGCATAGCTGACCCTGACATAGAAGCTGCCTTTAAGGATTTAATGGCTATGAATTGGGATGAAATTCCAGACTCAGTCACACATAACACAAAAAAGACTCTTTCTAAAGCCACTGGAGATGAGACTGGTCAAGAGGCTTTGGCAAATGCCTTTCGTGCAGCAGAGGCATCAGTTGAATTTTCTGGGATTTTGGTATCTCTTAGAATGGCGCTTGATGATTTGGGTGGCATAAGTGGTGAG AATGTTGGGCAACTTCCAGAGTATCTTGAGGATGGCATAAAAACTGCATATAAACGGTACATTACGTATCTGGACTCCTTCAGTCCAGATGAAACCTATCTGCGGAAAAAAGTTGAAACAGAGTTGGGAACAAAGATGATACATTTGAAGATGAGATGTAGTGGAATTGGTTCCGAATGGGGAAAG GTAACACTTCTCGGCACTTCTGGGTTATCCGGGTCCTATGTGGAGCTCAGAGCTTGA
- the LOC135650361 gene encoding transcription factor VIP1-like isoform X1, which translates to MYDFASRPSSRNLHHPISEHPAMDPAGPLQPTNPRFGQIPLPTPRGLGVGGCGGGAAHRRAHSETFIRVPDDLLCYSDLDFGIPDMDFSSFSDEYLSGDGGAPIAATGRPVPGAHLRSLSVDAALFEGLSFQGAAAGSGDDGVLGSESKGHHRRSGSMDGAASPLEQESLPPLSDFAKKEMASDKLAELALIDPKRAKRILANRQSAARSKERKIRYTSELERKVQTLQTEATSLSTQLTLLQKDTTGLTTENRELKLRLHSMEQQAQLREALNETLREEVQRLKKATGQLPRANGNPHNIVIQQSVPNYYSHSSNQAQHLHASESQESSNNKSPSGQCLDDPMDFT; encoded by the exons ATGTACGATTTCGCAAGCCGACCCTCGTCGCGTAACCTCCACCATCCTATCTCCGAGCACCCTGCGATGGACCCTGCCGGGCCGCTGCAGCCGACGAACCCCCGGTTCGGGCAGATCCCTCTCCCCACCCCCAGAGGCCTCGGCGTCGGCGGCTGCGGTGGCGGAGCCGCCCACCGCCGGGCCCACTCCGAGACCTTCATCCGCGTTCCCGACGACCTCCTCTGCTACTCCGACCTCGACTTCGGGATCCCGGACATGGACTTCTCTTCTTTCTCCGACGAATACCTCTCCGGCGACGGCGGGGCCCCGATCGCGGCGACGGGGAGGCCAGTCCCCGGGGCCCACCTCAGGAGCCTGTCGGTCGACGCCGCGTTGTTCGAGGGGCTGTCGTTCCAGGGCGCGGCAGCTGGAAGCGGCGACGACGGCGTCTTGGGGTCGGAGAGTAAGGGGCACCACCGGCGGAGCGGGTCGATGGACGGGGCGGCCTCGCCGCTCGAGCAGGAGTCGTTGCCGCCGCTGTCGGATTTCGCGAAGAAGGAGATGGCATCTGATAAGCTCGCCGAGCTGGCACTGATCGATCCCAAGCGTGCGAAAAG GATTCTTGCAAACAGGCAATCTGCTGCTCGTTCGAAGGAGAGGAAGATTCGGTATACAAGTGAACTTGAAAGAAAGGTTCAAACACTCCAAACAGAGGCAACCTCTCTCTCAACACAGCTTACACTTCTGCAG AAAGATACTACTGGTTTGACTACTGAGAACAGAGAACTCAAGTTGCGATTGCACTCCATGGAGCAACAAGCTCAACTTCGTGAGG CTCTCAATGAAACTTTGCGAGAAGAAGTCCAGCGGCTTAAGAAAGCAACCGGGCAACTTCCAAGGGCAAATGGAAATCCTCATAACATTGTGATTCAGCAGAGCGTACCGAACTACTATTCTCATTCGAGCAATCAAGCTCAGCATCTCCATGCGTCTGAGTCACAAGAGTCCTCAAATAATAAGTCACCTAGTGGCCAATGCCTAGATGATCCAATGGACTTTACGTGA
- the LOC103968378 gene encoding protein ROH1D, producing MPAAVYQGLSSSFSPSLGRFIPSVRGDQIHAIDARHHMAAGAAAEQPDLLAFQRCVAEHFLDLSVVDADGLLSLSWLRKLLHSFLVCHEAFRPLLLDRWSLIARPPLDRLVADFSDRTVKALDICNAARDGVDQLRRLGTHLEIVVAALGPAAASSARHGHREGQLRRARKALAELAVMLDDRDSGSIPSHRNRSFGRSGSGSAGSSSSSSPSGSRRLSHFRSLSSSLSRSWSLVRQLQAIGSNMAAPRGHEVEATAGLAVPIYTMSAVLLFAMRSLVAAIPCHDRSNQAHFSIPRTFPWAAPIISIHERIVEESKKKERRNSTGLLKEIQQIERCTHQLTELTQANQFPMSEEKQEELRQRVEELAQVCVVLKEGLGPLERQVREVFLRIMCSRIDGFDRLSQTMQ from the coding sequence ATGCCCGCTGCGGTCTACCAGGGCTTGTCCTCCTCCTTCTCGCCCTCCCTCGGCCGGTTCATCCCAAGCGTCCGCGGCGACCAGATCCACGCCATTGACGCCCGCCACCACATGGCCGCTGGCGCCGCCGCCGAGCAGCCGGATCTGCTCGCCTTCCAGCGCTGCGTCGCTGAACACTTCCTCGACCTCTCCGTCGTCGACGCCGATGGTCTTCTGTCCCTTTCCTGGCTTCGCAAGCTCCTCCATTCCTTCCTTGTGTGCCATGAGGCATTCCGGCCCCTCCTCCTAGACCGCTGGTCGCTCATCGCTCGCCCACCCCTTGACCGTCTCGTCGCCGACTTCTCAGATCGCACCGTCAAGGCCCTCGACATCTGCAACGCAGCTCGGGATGGCGTCGACCAGCTCCGCCGCTTGGGGACCCACCTCGAGATCGTGGTTGCCGCGCTTGGCCCCGCCGCTGCTTCCTCCGCCCGCCACGGACACCGCGAGGGCCAGCTCCGCCGCGCCCGCAAGGCCCTCGCCGAACTCGCTGTCATGCTCGACGACAGGGACTCCGGCTCGATCCCCTCCCACCGCAACCGCTCcttcggccgcagcggcagcggcagcgctgGCTCCTCTTCGTCCTCCTCGCCAAGCGGCAGCCGCCGTCTCTCCCACTTCCGCTCCCTCTCCTCTAGCCTGTCCCGCTCATGGTCCTTAGTGCGGCAGTTGCAGGCCATCGGGAGCAACATGGCCGCACCTCGCGGCCACGAGGTCGAGGCCACCGCCGGACTCGCGGTGCCCATCTACACGATGAGCGCGGTGCTACTGTTTGCGATGCGGTCCCTGGTGGCTGCGATCCCATGCCATGATCGCAGCAACCAGGCCCACTTTTCCATTCCGCGGACCTTCCCGTGGGCAGCGCCTATCATCTCTATTCATGAGCGGATCGTGGAGGAGTCCAAGAAGAAGGAACGGAGGAACTCAACCGGACTGCTGAAGGAAATCCAACAGATCGAGAGGTGCACGCACCAATTGACGGAGCTGACACAGGCCAATCAGTTCCCGATGTCAGAGGAGAAGCAGGAGGAGCTGAGGCAGAGGGTGGAAGAGTTAGCACAGGTCTGTGTGGTCTTGAAGGAAGGACTTGGCCCGTTGGAACGCCAGGTGAGGGAGGTCTTCCTTAGGATCATGTGCAGCCGCATTGACGGTTTCGATCGCTTGTCTCAGACTATGCAATGA